Sequence from the Meleagris gallopavo isolate NT-WF06-2002-E0010 breed Aviagen turkey brand Nicholas breeding stock chromosome Z, Turkey_5.1, whole genome shotgun sequence genome:
CTTCTTCTAACAGGAGGAGATGGCAGAGCTCAAGGCACAACTTTATCtactggaaaaagagaagaaagctttGGAATTGAAGCTTAGCACTCGAGAGGCCCAGGAACAGGCTTACCTTGTCCATATTGAACACTTGAAGTCCGAAGTGGaagagcaaaaagaacaaagaa
This genomic interval carries:
- the LOC104915162 gene encoding colorectal mutant cancer protein-like, translated to MAELKAQLYLLEKEKKALELKLSTREAQEQAYLVHIEHLKSEVEEQKEQRMRSLSSTSSGSKDKLGKECSDGTATPLTLAELRPYNESELTAELTNALRR